A stretch of DNA from Eschrichtius robustus isolate mEscRob2 chromosome 12, mEscRob2.pri, whole genome shotgun sequence:
AGAGGACATTTTGAGTAATCATTTCATTATTGAAAAATGCACTCTGCTTATCTGCGTATAAACTGGAGTAGACAGAAGCTGGACCCCATAACAGAACATCACAGAAGAAGTTGAAAGATGTCATTTATTACTTATTCATCCATCCAACCTGACTGCTTACAATGAACCAGGTCAAGTTCTCGTCTAGATCATTGCTGCAAAAATTGAAATTTGTcattctttttcccttcctcacCTTCAACCTCCACCCCTAGAATCTGTACCCTCTTCCCAAGTTAGGGGAATTTCATACTTGAAGATCTTGGTAGGAGGTAGAGGCCACCTCCCTCCATAAGAGAGAAAAACCTGCTTCCAAACATTCTGGCAGGTTGAAACAGCCTGAGGCCCCACCAGGCAGGTGACCCCATGCTGGACTCTGACTCAGGACATGGTGACACAGGGAGGCTGGAATTGTGCTGAATGCTTTGGCACATGTGGCAGAGGTGGCGGTAGTGTTGTCCAGTTGTCAGGAGCAGCAGAGACAGCAGGCCTAGCCGCAGGGTGCATTGTCCAGAATCAGGGCTGATAGTGCTGTGAACAGTGGCATCTGTGCCTACCTGCAGGCGCAGGGGTTCCTCTGTGGGACCCGACCTGGATGGGATTGTGGATTCTGTTCCTGGCTGTGTACTCTCAGGGCTGTTCTGTGGCTTTttcctgaaataaaacaaaactacaatcaatctctctttccctctctctctctctctcttgttccATTTAGaacaatttgaaacccttttttcccCATAAAGAATTGCATGAGAATACCATGTAGCGAAACTCTGAGAGAGCAGGGATTCAGAGACTCTTCCCCgctgctttattgagatatgattgatcTACAATATTGAGTAAGTTTATGGTGTAAAACTTGTTGACTTGACACACTtaatattgcaaaataattaccACCGTAGCATTGGCTTACAACTGTATCATGCCACATAATCACCTTTTTCGTGTGTGTGGAGAAAATTTAggtctaccctcttagcaactcAAGAGCTTTTCTTTATGCTGAGTGGATAACTGCTTCTTAAATTTTCCACCTGGCTATACTGCATGGTAGAGAAAACATGTATCTCCCAGAAAATGTCCTGACTTTTTCTTCCCAGGGAAAAACATTTCAATGCGGATTTAaaacccctccccaccctgatTACTCTCTGATCACTGACCTCAGTGGATCCCAATCTGCCTGAGCCTCAGGACTGCTTGTAGGGATTGTTGCAAAGTACTCAGGCCTCTTCCCCGACCCACCATCTCAGAATGTGGGCATGGAGTCCAGGAATCCCTTATGAACAAGCCCTACAGGTGAGGCTGATGCACAGCCACGTGGGAATCCTGGTCTACATTGTTGCTACTAACTGTGTGATCTGAAGACCAGCAACCTCAGCACCaaacttgtttaaaatgcagattctcacgCTCCCTTCCACCTGAGGTGTGCAGGTGATGCACAAGGAAGATCGGGACCCCCTGCTCTCTGTGCCTTCTAGACTCGGTGGTCAGAACCGTGCGGTCTGCTCGGGTGTGTGGTCTGATCAGATCGCATAGTGCTGGGGGGTCCAGGGTTCAGTCCTTGTCCTTCCTCTTCTGTAGCCAATTCTCCCCTGGTGACCTCATCTGTTCTCAAAGCTTTAAACCTCATTTACAGGTGTCACCTCCTCCAACTATTTCTCCAGCCAAGTCATCTCACCTGAACCCCAGACTCAGTTTGCACTTTCCTAAACCGAATGCCAATGCTGCCGCCTCCTCAAATATGCTGCTTCCAGAGTCTCCCCACTTCTGCGGAAGGTGCCCCACATGTCTACTTGCAAATCTCAAAATTTGGGGTCTCCCTTCATTCTGCTTTCTTATAACCCAAATTTAATCCATTAGGAATTGCTGTAAAACGTCATTTTcagaatatatccagaatccaatCAGTTACTATTACTTTCCCTGCTCACACCCCAGACAAGCACCAGCATCTCCAGCCTGGACACTGCACCATTTCCTACAGTTTCCTCTATGGAATCTCTTGCCCTTCACCTCCTGATTCTGCCCAGCAGCCAGATGTTTCTAGAGAGTAGTCACACCAGGTCAATCTTCTGTTCAAACCATCTTGTAAACTCCGCATCTTACTCAGACAAAATCAAAACCCTTCTAATATTGTCTAGGTCTATATGATCTGTCCGGACACTGCACCTCATCTCAGTTCCTCTCTCCTCCAGCTACGATGGCCTCCTCGCTCTTCCTTGAGCACGCAGACACTCTCCTGCCCTAGTGCACTGGCACTGGAGGCTCCCCTGCCTGGAGAGAACTTGCCCCAGACATCCTCATGGACATTCCTTCATGTCCTTCCCATCTTTACTCAAAGGTCATCTTCTCAATGAGGCCCACACTGACCGCCCTAGTAAAACAGCCACCTTCCCTGTCCCCACACACTTACACGCTGGGTCACCTTCCTCAAAGCACTTACCAACTTTTAATGTAAACACTTCCCTCACTTACTAGTCTCAGAGTGCACACTCTGCCCTTTCCCCTAGAGCATATACTCCACGTGGCTGGCAAGTTTTGTCTGTTGTTAGTTCCCTGAGGTTTCCTAGATGCAAAAATAGTGTGTCATGTATCTGGCACACAAAAATACCAACTGAATGAATCATCAGTGTAGAGCACCTCCCTATTCTAGAGACAGTGTCTTTATTAACGTGACCTCAGGCCACATGCTGTCTTGTGGCAGCTACAGCACAACATCCATTCGCAATGACATCAATGCCGCCTGTACTTTTCTCACAAGGGCtgatctcccctccctcccacaccaATCAGTCTGCACACCACACACCATGCTCCTTCTCGCTTCAGAAAAGAATATCCTGCACTTATGTGTCTTATATTCCAACGTACCCTGACTCTGTTAGACTCTGCTTTCTAAATCCACCAGTTTGGATTGGAGTTAGCACTAGGCTTAGAAGATCTATCTAAGGGCAGAAGAGGGGCCAGGctgcagagaagagagaaatccaGCAAGAATTAAGTCAAGATGAGAGACTATTGGGTCCCTTCTCTTTGCTAATTCCAGAATCTGGTTCCTTTAAAAAGATGGGGAAAAGTTGGAAAGAAGAATCCAGCACACATCTCTAGAAGGAGGGCAAGAGCTGGATGAGGCTGAAAATTGCTCTCTTGATACTACTGAGAATCCTGTGTGCAGGGCCCCCTTGGACTTGTGGGGACAATGACAGGCAAAATGACTCCTGCTGCTGTCAGAGATGGAGACACCCAGAGAAGAATGAGACCGGAACTCTGCACATGAAAAACAACAGTCATTAttccaacaacaacaactaaataagcaaaatataaacacacacgaTAAAGACAGGGTCCGAGGATGGGACCAAGGCCTGAGCGAAGGCTACCTGGTTACAGGAAGCCCTTGCTGCCCACAGTCCTGGAGACAGTACAAGGCCCAGGTGATTTCTGAGCCTCTGAGATCACAGGTCCTGGTGGGACAAGGTTCTACTGAAGTGACGAGGACAAACAGAGAAGATGACCTGGCAGAGCAGTGACCACATCAAAGCGCACGATGCAGTGAGCACGGAGTGGGCACAGGCCGCGTCCACGCTCAGCTCCTCACAGCCTCCTCCTGTCCCACCTGCGACAGGGTCAGCACAGCAAACACACAGAATCTGGAAGGTTCTCAGTGCTTccatttattctctctctcaaCCTTTAGGAATCCTTTCCTTTATTATCCCATCAACCCCTCATGGcaagaattagaaaaaacaaaattcatataTAGATTTTATTTCCAACAGGCAAGTAAGACATTATTACTCAGTGCAACACGAAGTTAAAACAGGGATGGAGgtggcccagccctgcctctgctgGAACAGGCAAGTGGATCAGGGAAGAGAACACAGGTCAGTGTGGGGAGGGGTCATGGTGGACAGGGGTGGGCCAGTCTCCCCAACTCCTCACATTATGCTACGAGGAACACAGACACATTCAGATGCAGCTGCAGAAAGAGGAGTCATGGGATCTGAAGCCACAAAGTGGGACCGTGGATCACTCAGTCCCCACGAGGCTGCTGTCTCACACTGTGAAAGAAAATAATCACGAACAAATTCAGGTCAGTCATGTAAAGTGCTGACCTTCCCATCAGCCCCCCACATGGTCAAATGTCCCACTCAAAGATCCCCACCACCCGGGGCATCCCCTCGGCCCCAACACCTCTCCCAATCGAGGCCCTCCAGGGTCTCACCTTTAGGATCCGTGAGAGACACATCAGAGCCCTGGGCACTGTCACTGCCTGGGGGAGAACAAAACCAGGACGTGGTCAGAACCCACAAGAGAGAAACTAGAGAAGGAACTTTAGGAGGGTGAGCCCCCCATGGCCTCCTGTCTGCGCCCTCACATGGGTCTCAGGAATCACACCCCCTCCACACTCACTTGCAGCCTGAGCGTAGCTCCCTCTTTTTACACCTGTAAGAAGAAAACATGATGTGAGAGGCCAGGGAGAAGACTGAGTTGTGAGATCCTAGAGGAACCCCCTAGTCCTGGACCACAGAGAACTTTCCAGAACTGTTGGCCAAAACCCATGATAGGATCAGGAACACGAAGAAAGGAGATGTGGGGGGACTGGATCAACTTCTGCCCTCCTGGGGGGTCTGTCCTCAGCAGGGACCTTCCCTCTCTGACCTTCAAGTGCTGGTAATCTGGTCCCCAACTGGAATTATGAAGGTGAAAAAATCTTTCATTTCCACATGTGCTTTACAAAAGGGTAAGTGCCAGTCTCCAGACTGGCAAGCAATGTTTCTGAGTGGTACTGCCCAATAAAAATGCAGGCAAACTTCTACCTGGGCTTGAAACCCCCCAGTGAGACAAGAAAACTcagatccctccctcccttccctaccTGAGTGCTTCTTCCTCCAGATCACAGCTCCAGCCACCACGGCTCCAGTGACCACCAAGAGAACCAGGCCAACGATGAGGCCCATGATGGGGACGGTGGGCTGAGGAGGttctgtggaggaaagggaaggggccCTGACCTCAGGCTTGAATCCCGACCTTGCTGAACGTGTCCAGGAGGGCTCCTGCTTTATCTGAGAAGAAGCTACACACCCCCCATGTCCCTCCTTACCCCATCTCAGGGTGAGGGGCTCCTGAAGCCCCTCGTGCTGCACATGGCACGTGTATCTCTGCTCCTCTCCAGAAGGCACCACCAGGGCCGCCCACTTCTGGAAGGTTCTGTCCCCTGAAGGCCTGGTCTCCACAAGCTCCATGTCCTGGGTCTGATCCTCCCCATCACGCTGCCAGGTCAGTGAGATCTCCTCAGGGTAgaagcccagggcccagcacctCAGGGTGACCTCACGGTCAGAGATGGGGTGATGGGTCACGTGTGTCTTTGGAGGGTCTGAGgaggaagaatcagaaaattcACACTTTGGGTTACCTTCATGGGCCACTGAAGCAGCATCATGTGACCATCCTGAGAATGGACAGCACAACAGGtttgaaaagaagaagcaaaaacaCCAGACACCAGCCTGGACTCCGGGGTCTGGGAAAATCTCCCAGtccttggaaagttctagaaTAAGGATGAAAGCCAAGGTAGGAGGCTCCATGTAAAGGGGAGAATACAGAGCAATGGTCCTGACTTTGGTGGAGGCTGAATGACTCAGAAAAGCTGGAGTCAGGCCTCCTAACATGTTCTCAGGCTGAGAACAGGCCTTGAGAGAGAAAGTCATGGTTCACAAAATGGGGGTCAGGGTCAAAGGGCGCCGCTGGTCAGTTATTTCAGGGATGGTTTCCTGCTTCTTCCCCAAAGAGACTGGATTCCTTAACTGTCTTTCAGAGAAGTGAGGCCACCGGCGAGTCACTGTCTTGTACAGAATATGAAAACCTGGGCGGATTCCTCCCTCTCCCGACAAGAAGTTGGGGCGGTGTTCCCACAGGGACCCCATTTCCTCCCCTTGTGGGAAGCCAGCTCCAGCCCGAGGGGAGACCAGGGAGGCCCCGCGGCCCCTCATACCTGCGCGCTGCAGCGTGTCCTTCCCGGTCTCCAGGTATCTGAGGAGCCACTCCAC
This window harbors:
- the LOC137772984 gene encoding patr class I histocompatibility antigen, B-1 alpha chain-like isoform X2 translates to MAPRTLLLLLSVALALTETWAGSHSLRYFYTGVSRPGRGEPRFITVGYVDDTQFVRFDSDAPNPRMEPRAPWVEQEGPEYWDRNTRNMKNAAQTFRVNLHTALGYYNQSEAGSHTIQEMYGCDVGPDGRLLRGYCQDAYDGADYIALNEDLRSWTAADAAAQITKRKWVAAGVAEQIRNYLEGTCVEWLLRYLETGKDTLQRADPPKTHVTHHPISDREVTLRCWALGFYPEEISLTWQRDGEDQTQDMELVETRPSGDRTFQKWAALVVPSGEEQRYTCHVQHEGLQEPLTLRWEPPQPTVPIMGLIVGLVLLVVTGAVVAGAVIWRKKHSGVKRGSYAQAASECGGGVIPETHAVTVPRALMCLSRILKCETAASWGLSDPRSHFVASDPMTPLSAAASECVCVPRSIM